The Acidimicrobiales bacterium region GTCGGCGACACCCGGGTGGGGGCGTTCCCCGTCGACGTGGTCGATCCCACCGGCGCCGGCGACGCGTTCTGTGCGGCACTGGCCATCGCCATGGTCGAGGGGGCCGATGTCGTCGCCGCGGCACGGTTCGCCGCCGCCGCCGGCGCGTGCGCCGTCGGGGTGGCCGGCGCCCAACCGTCGATGCCCACCAGGGCCCAGGTGGAGCAAATGTTCGCCGGAGCGGGCGGCTGAGCGGCTGGACCCCCAGGATCTCGAGGGCCATCGATGACCTGGCTGACCCCGAAACCTCGCGGATTCGGCGCGCTGAGCGCGACAAATCCGCGACATCTCCTGGCTGGGTGGTCCTGAGCAGCAGCTCGACGTAGCGACGGAGGGGTGGGTGTGTGTCAGGGCGATGCTCCTCATGTTGGCGATGCGCTTGCTCGGAGTCGGCGCAGCCATCTGGGGCCAACGCCTGAGCGCCCAGGAGCCGACGACCGACCTGGTGATCCGCGACGACGCGATGCTCACTGATGGCGAACCGATCCCGATCGGCCAGACTGGTCGGCGATGCCCGCACACCCCCGTTGGACCCACATCGCCCTCCCCTGCTCCGACATCGAGGCCACGGTCGACTGGTACACCACCTACACCCCACTGGTGGTGCTCGACCGGCGCGAGGACCCCGACGGCAAGAACGCCTGGCTCGCCCACGAGGGCCAGGTCGACAACCCCTTCGTGTTGGTGCTGGTGATGTTCTACGCCAAGGAGGGCAGGCTCCAGCCCCAACTGGCCCCCTTCGCCCACATCGGCATCGAGCTTCCCGCCCGCGCCGACGTCGATGCCATGGCCGACCGCGGCCGCGAGCACGGGTGCCTGGCCTGGGAGCCGGTCGAGCTACCACCACCGGTCGGCTACGTGTGCGCACTGCACGACCCGGATGGCAACGTGGTCGAGTTCAGCTACGACCAGGGCGTGTATGCCAAGGTGCAGGAGGTCTGGGGCTGATGTTCACCGGTCTGGTCGAGGAGCTCGGCGCCTTCGTCGCGCTCGACGGTGGCCGCGCTCGCTTCGAGGCGCGAGCGGTGCTCGACGGGGTGGCCATCGGCGATTCGATCGCCACCAACGGGTGCTGTCTCACCGTGGTGGCCTTCGGCGACGACTGGTGGGAGACCGACCTCAGCGACGAGACGTTGCACCGCACGAGTCTCGGCGCGCTCTCGCCGGGCGACCGGGTCAACCTCGAACGTCCTGCCCGGGTCGGTGATCGTCTCGGTGGCCACATCGTGCAGGGCCACGTCGACGGGATCGGCACCGTGCGAGCCACGCCTCCCGACCTGGAGATCGAGGTCCCACCCGACCTGCTCCGCTACTGCGTCGAGAAGGGGTCGATCACCGTCGACGGGGTGAGTCTCACCATCGTCGAGGTCACCGACGCCGCCATCACCGCCGCCATCATCCCCCACACCGCTCAGGCCACCACCTTGGGCCACACACCGGTCGGGTCCCCTGTGAACGTCGAGGTGGACGTCATCGCCAAGCACGTCGAGCGACTGCTCCAGCCCTACACCGGATGACCGATGCCGAGCCCCTGCCGGCGGCCGAGGGCATCCACATCGACGGGGTCTCGAAGCGCTTCGAGCGCACGGGCCAGTCGGTGGCGGCGCTGGCCGACATCAGACTCGACATCGCCGAGGGCGAGCTCGTCTCGGTCATCGGACCCAGCGGCTGCGGCAAGAGCACGCTGCTGCGGATCATCGGAGGTCTGCTGACACCCGACATCGGGACCGTCACCATCGGCACCCACACCCCCGAACAGGCCCGGCGCCAGAAGCACTTCGGCTTCGTCTTCCAGACCCCGGCGCTGTTGCCCTGGCGCACGGTGATCGACAACGTCGCTCTGCTGGGTGAGGTGAACCGGCGCAACAACCGACGTCACGAGCGCCCGCCACCAGGACCGGCCGAGCTGCTCGATGCCGTCGGCCTCACCGGCTTCGAGCACGCCCACCCCGCCGAGCTGTCCGGCGGCATGCAACAGCGGGTCGCGCTCGCTCGCGCCGTCGCCCTCGGCGCTCCCGTGCTGTTGATGGACGAGCCCTTCGCCGCCCTCGACGAGATCACCCGCTCGGACATGCGCTACCTGCTGCTCGACATGTGGGAACGGACCCGGGCGACCTGTGTGTTCGTGACCCACAGCATCGACGAGGCGGTCGCCCTGTCGGACCGAGTGGTGGTGCTCGGGCCGCGCCCTGGTCGGGTGGCCGCGATCGAGCCCATCGATCTGGGACGGCCCCGCCACCCCGATCTCGAGGACACCGCCGAGTTCCGCAGCCACGTCGGGCACATCCGCCGGCTCCTCCACGCCGGCTCCCGGTGACGCCGTTCCGGAGTCGCGCCGCAATCGTGTCGGGCCGATCATTCGACCACACTGGTCGACGCATGCACACCACCTGCTGTCCGACCCACGCGCGCCCATGAGGACCGTCGCCGGACTCCCCGATCCTGTCCAACCCCATCGACGGGTGCGCCGCACCGCGGCGGGCATCGTGCCCGCCCTCGTCGCGTTCGGGGTGATCTTCGGTGGTTGGGAAGCGTTCGTCCGGGCCCGAGGGATCAACGAGATCATCCTCCCCACGCCGTCGGCGATCGCCATCGAGCTGTGGGAGAACCCGGGCCGATGGTGGAGCGACGCGGTCGTCACCGGCGGTGAGGCGGTGTTGGGACTCGGCGTCGCCTTCGTGGTGGCGGTGAGCCTGGCCATCGCCATCTCACACTCGGTGCTGATGGACCGGGCGCTCAGCCCCGTCGTGACCATGATCCAGGTCACCCCGGTGATCGCCCTGGCCACACCGCTCACCATCTGGTTGGGGTTCGGCCTGGCTCCCAAGGTGGTGATGGCGGCGCTCATCACCTTCGTGCCGCTGGTGATCAACGCGGCGACGGGCTTCCGGGCCGTCGAACCCAGCACCCACGAACTGTTCCGTTCGGTGGCCGCCAGCCGCGCCGAGGTGTTCTGGAAGCTGCGCGTGCCCCACTCGCTCCCCTATTTGTTCTCCGCCCTGCGAGTGTGCGTCGGCCTCGCCCTGATCGGCGCCCTGGTGGCCGAATGGTTCGGCAGCACCGAAGGCCTGGGGCGCACCATGGTCCAAGCCCGCAACAGCCTGGCCTACACCAAGCTGTGGGCGGCGGTGGCGGTGCTCATGCTCATGGGCATCGTGGGTGTCACGCTCGTACGCCTCGTCGAACGCTGGGTGCTGCGCTGGCACCCCAACAGCTGAGGCCCCACGTGGCCACCCGGGCGGCGCGACCAGCATCATGGATGCCGTGACCCTTCACATCGGCCCGTTGCACCTCGACCCTCCGGTCGTGCTCGCCCCCATGGCGGGGGTGACCGATGCGCCGTTCCGCGTGCTGTGCGCCGAGTGGGGCGGTGGCCTGTTCGTGTCCGAGATGCTGACCGCCCGCGGGCTGGTCGAGGGCGGCGAGAAGTCGTGGCGCATGGCCCGCCACCACCCCGCCGAAGCGATCCGCTCGGTCCAGCTCTATGGCGCCGATCCCGCCACCATGGGCGAGGCGGTCCGCTGCCTCGTCGACACCGCCCGCATCGACCACATCGACCTCAACTTCGGGTGCCCGGTCCCCAAGGTGACCCGCAACGGTGGCGGCGCGGCACTGCCGGTGCGCCGCAAGCTGGTCGCCGCGGTGATGCAGGCCGCTGTCGACGCCGCCGGACCGGTGCCGGTCACGGTGAAGATGCGTCTCGGTCTCGACGACGACCGCCTGACCTATCTCGACACCGCCCGGGCGGCGGCCGAGGCCGGAATCGCGGCCGTCGCGCTCCATGCTCGCACCGCCGTCCAGGGCTACTCGGGCACCGCCACCTGGGACGCCATCGCCACCCTCCGCGAGGCGCTCGGCGAACAGGTACCGGTGCTCGGCAACGGCGACATCTGGTCGGCGGCCGACGCGGTCGACATGATGGCCACCACCGGGTGCGACGGCGTGGTGGTCGGTCGCGGATGCCTGGGCCGTCCCTGGCTGTTCGCCGATCTGGCCCGCGCCCTCGAGGGCGAACCGTCCCACGGCCCTCCCCGGCTCGGCACGATCGCCACGACGATCCGTCGCCACCTCGAGCTGTCGCTCGACTGGTACTGCGACGAGACCGGGGCGATCCGTCGCCTGCGCAAGCACCTGCGCTGGTACCTGCAGGGATACCCGGTGGGCGCCGACCTGCGACGAGCGGCAGGCTCGGTCTCCACTGCGGCCGACGTTCGCGCCCTGGCCGATCGCCTCGACCCCGACCTGGAGATCCTGACAGAGGCCATCACCGCTCCCCGAGGACGCACCGACGCGATTCGCCGCCTGGCGCTCCCGGACCGCTGGAGCGACGACATCTGGCACGACCGGGACGGCGGGCCGGTCGATGACCCGCTCATCGCCCACAGCGGCGGCTGAACGCCCCGCGGCCTCTCAGCGGTCGGGGTTGCCGTCGGGACAGGTCATGAAGCGCCGGACCAGGCCGTCGCGGACATCGACCTCGTAGTACCCGTCGGTCTCGCTCACGAAGGTGTAGGTGCCGTCGTCGTCGGACTCGAGGCGCCAGCTGTCGTCCACGGGAAACACGTCGGAACGGGCCTGGACGAAGACCCGCAACGCGTCGGTGGGTGACATGTCACCTTCGATGTCGGAGTCGTCTCGTGCGACCTCGCACCCGTCGGGGACATCGTCGCCCGATCGCCACGCCACCAGCCCGAGCGCGCCGACACCGACGAAGACCAGTACCGCCACCGCCGCCAACACCTTCTCGAGCACCGACCAGTCCTTCACTCCACCATCTTGACAGGGCCCTCTTCACCGTCGGCGCGCGATGATCGACCCATGGGTCTCCACCGCCACCGCCGATCGACCATCGTCGCCACCGTCCGAATTGCCCTGCTGGTCGCCCTCCTACTGACGGGGCTGATGGCCGAGCCCGGCCCGGCACTGGCCCAGAGCGATGAGAGCGGCGATGCCACCAGCACCAGCGTCGTCGAGCGCGACGGGCAGTCACCGGCAGGCGACATCCTGCCCCAGCCCAACAGCGGCGAGGCACCCGACTCTCCCGGCGATCCCGGCGGGTGGCAGCAGTACCTCGTGTTCGGGCTCATCTTCGCCGGTCTGGCTGCGATCGTGGCGCTGGTGGTCCGAGAGTCCCGACAGGCGCGCTCGCCCGATGCCCGCCAGAACCCGACGGCCGGACCCGAGGGCTAGGGCCGAACTGGGGGAGCGAACGGACCGAGCCCACCCGTGAGCATCGTGGGGTCGTCCCCGCCTCGGTCCACGCGGACCCGATTGCGCCGAGCACGCTGGCGGCGGGGGTCGACCAGCCACGAATCGACCTCCGCGAGGATCTCGTCCGGGATGTCGTTGCTGCGTTCCGAACCAGAAGCCGACAGTGTGCTGCTCATACCTCAGTTAACGCCGTGGGTGGTGGATGTGTTACGGCAGGTGGCGGACCGCTCAGTTGCGGGGAACGTCCTTCCACGGCAGTCCCTTGGACGCGTCGGGCTCGCGGGGCAGACCGAGCACCCGATCGCCGATGATGTTGCGCTGGATCTCGGAGGTGCCGCCCTCGATGCTGTTCCCCCGCGACCGCAGGAACGCCCGAGCCCGCATGGCCGTCGCGGTGTCATCGGGCTCCCACGCCATCGGGGTGCCGAGCAGATCGACCGACAGCACCTGGCTCGTCATGTTGAACTCGGTGGAGAACAGCTTGGCGATGGAGCCCTCGGGGCCGGGTTGACCGGCCTTCTGCTGGGCCGCGGCCCGCTGCATGTTGAGCGTGGAGATCCGACCGACGATGTACATGCGCATGAGGCGGTCGCGCACCACCTTGTCGTCCCAGGTGCCCTTGTCCTTGGCCTCCTGGATGAGTAGCTGGACCACGGATCCACCGCCCCGCATCCCCTCGGCGGTGCCGTCACCGAAGCCCGGCCGGCGCCGTTGCTGATCGTCGCCACCACCACCACGCCGACGGCGGCGCCCGGCCGACCCACCACCGAATGCTCCCGAGAGCGCGACCCGCTCGTTGAGCAGCGTGGTCTGGGCCACCGACCATCCCTCGCCTTCGGGCCCGAGGCGACACGAGTCGGGGATGCGGACGTCGTTGAGGAAGACCTCGTTGAACTCGGCATCGCCGGTGATCTGACGCAACGGGCGGACCTCGACGCCGTCGGTCTCCATGTCGAGCAGGAAGTAGGTGATGCCCTTGTGCTTGGGGGCGTCGGGGTCGGTCCGGGCGATGAACATGCCCCACTTCGCGATGTGTGCGCCCGATGTCCAGACCTTCTGGCCGTTCACCACCCACTCGTCGCCGTCGCGAACCGCCCGGCTGGACAGTCCGGCGATGTCGGAGCCGTTGCCTGGCTCGGAGAACAGCTGGCACCACCACTCGCCCTGGGCCATCCCCGAGAGGAACCGACGCTTCTGGTCCTCGGTGCCGTACTCGCGGATGGTGGGCGCGGCCAGACCGAAGCCCAAGATGTTGAACGACCGGGGCACCTCGTACTCGGACTTGATCTCCTCGACGATGGCCGCCTGGTGGCGATCGAGCCCGGCCCCGCCGTACTCGACCTCCCAGTCGGGCATGGCCCAACCCGCCTTGCCGATCTCGTCCAGGAACGCCGCCTGGTCGAGCTGGGCCCGGCCTCGGGCAAAGGCCTCATCGTCGTCGTTCTCGATGCCGGCGACCCAGTCGGCAGGCAGGTGGTCACGCAACCAGCCGGTGAACTCGTCGCGGAGTTGGTCGTCGGATCGGGTGTTCGTCACGTCGGTGCTCATCGGATCGCTCCTGGAGATGTCGGATGGACTCGTATCAGGGGGAGAGGATCGCGGGGACCGGCCGGATCAGGGCGGCGGTGGGGCACCCGTGGAGCGCAGGAGGCACTCCTGGACGAACGAGGCGACCAGCACCCCGTCCTGGGTGTGGAAGCTGCCCCGCGCCAAGCCCCGGGCCCCGTGGTTGGTGATGGGGTCGACCGAGAACAACAGCCAGTCGTCGACCCGGAACGGTCGGTGGAACCACACGGCGTGATCGAGGCTGGCACCTCCCCAACCCGAGTGGTCCGACCCCGGTGCCCTGGCGCTGCGCACCACCGCCATGTCGGACACGAAGGTGAGTGCGCAGGCGTGCAGGTTCGGGTCGTCGCCGAGCGGTTCGCGCGACCGCACCCACGCGGGATGGGGCCGGAAGTCCTCGGTGACCTGCAGCGGCCGCATGTCGAACAGGCCACCCATGGGGCCACCTCGTCGCATCCGGCGAGCCCGCTCGATCCGGGCTGCCCGGGCATCGGGATCTGATTCGCCCGCCCCTTCCTCGGCCTCGAGCGCCTCGCGCATCCACGGTGGGGCGTTTCGGCCCCGGCCCAGGGGCATTCCCATCGGCCCGTCGCCCATCGTCACCTCGTCGGGGCCGGGCCGAAGCTCGGGTGCTTCGACCTGCCAGTCGTAGCCCTCCTCGACCACGTGGAACGACGCATCGAGCACGAAGATCGCCTCGTCGCCCTGGCGGGCGGTGACCCGGCGGGTGGCGAACGAGCGCCCGTCCCGGATGCGCTCGACCTCGAGGTGCAGCGCGATGTTCGGACGACCGGGCCGGATGAAGTAGGAGTGCAGCGAGTGAACCCGGCGATCGGCGGGAATCGTCAACGTGGCGGCCCGCAGCGACTGACTGGCAACCTGACCGCCGAAGAGTCGCGGTGGACCCTCGGCCGGAGTGGGCGCCACGTAGAGGTCAGGCCCGACAGCTTCGAACTGCAGGAGCTCGCGCAGTCCGCCTGGTCGAGCAGCATCGGTGGAACTCAGAACTGCGTGCCTTTCCGATCATGACCGGGCTTGCCCGTACCGGTCCGATGCTTCGGCACTCTAATGGTTCTGACCGCGACCCCCGACAGAGGGTGTCGCGGGCCCACGATCAGGACAGGCCCAACACCTGACGGGTCGTGGCGACATCGACCTCGAGCTGGGCGACCAAGGCCTCGATCGACTCGAAACGCATCTCGGAGCGCAGCAGCTCGACGAACTCGACCCGAGCCAACTCGTGGTAGAGGTCGCCGTCGAAGTCGAGTAGGTGGGCCTCGAGCAGCGAGGTGTCGGCGTGCTCGTAGAACGTGGGGCGACGTCCGAGGTTGATCGCTGCCGGGTGGCGATCGCCGCCGGGTTGGATGTACCAGCCGGCATAGACGGCATCGGCGGGAATGGCCATGGCCCTCGGCACGGGGATGTTGGCGGTGGGGAAGCCGATCTGGCGGCCCCGCTTGTCGCCTTGCACCACGGTTCCCCGCAGCTCATAGAGCCGACCCAGCATCGTCGCCGCCGAACTGACGTCGCCGCCGGCCAGCGCCCGACGGATGGCGGTCGAGGAGACGGGTTCGACGGCTTCGTCTCTCTGCAGCAGCGAGAGGCCGTGCACCTCGAACCCGTGGCGGCCACCGAGCTCGCGCAGCAGCGCGACGTTGCCGCCGCGCTGGTGTCCGAAGTGGAAGTCCTCGCCAACCACCACGGCCTTGGCCCCCAGACGTTCGACCAGTACCTCGCCCACGAAGTCCTCGGCGTCCTCCTTGGCCCTGGCCTCGTCGAAGTGCACCACGAACGTGCAGTCGACCCCTGCCGCTTCGAGGAGCTCCAGCTTCTGGTCGAGCGAGGTCAGCAGCGCCGGCGCGCTCTCGGGCCGCAGCAGCGTGGCCGGATGACGGTCGAAGGTCACCACCGCGGTGGCGACGCCCAAGCGGTCGGCTTCGGCCTGGGTGGCCCTGATGACCGACTGGTGCCCGAGGTGCACCCCGTCGTAGACGCCGATGGTGACCGCACAACCGGCGATGGATGCGGGACTGTCCTCGTTGTCGCGGATGACCTGCACGACCCCGACGCTATCGGCCGTGGCAGTCCGGGCACCACAAGGCCGAACGGTCGCCGATCATCGGGGAGCCACCACCACCGCCGGTTTGACGCGACCGTCGCCGGCGGGCTCGTAGACCGCGAGGAGCCGACCCTCGGGGTCGACGACCGGCCACGGCCCGTCACCGTCGGCACCCAGCGTCGCCCGGTCGAGCACCCGGCCGTGTCCGACCAGGACCGCGGTGTCGGTGTCGGCCCGCACCGACGCGTAATCGCGCAATGCCGCCGCCGGCGGCAGGACCACCGGCGCCTCCACCGGGTGAGCATCGGCCAAGGTGAACGATCCGATGGCGGTGCGCCGCAGCGCCCTGAGGTGGGCGCCACCACCGAGCGCGGCACCGAGGTCGGCGGCCAAGGTCCGCACGTAGGTGCCCGACGAGCACTCGACCTCGGCCTCGAGCACTCCCGGCTCGCCGTCGACCGAGGTGAGCTCGAACCGGTGCACGGTGACGGGGCGAGCCTCGCGCTCGACCTCGACCCCTTCGCGGGCCAGCTCGTGGAGGCGTCTGCCACCCACCTTGACCGCCGACACCATCGGCGGCACCTGCCAGATGTCGCCGGTGAGCGCCAGCGCCGCCTCGCGGGCGGCGTCGAGGGTGACGTGGGACATGTCGTAGGTAGCGGTGACATCGCCCTCGGCGTCGAGGGTGGTGGTCTCGGAGCCGAGCACGATCTGGCCCACATAAACCTTGCGCAGCGGGGTCAGGAACCGCAGCAACCGGGTGACCCGCCCCACACCCACCAGCAGGACCCCGGTGGCACCGGGATCGAGGGTGCCGGCGTGGCCGACCTTGCGGGTGCCGAGCACCCCACGCAGCTTGGCGACAGCGTCGTGGGAGGTCCATCCCGGCGCCTTGTCGATCACCGCCAGCCCGTCGGGGCCTGTGCTCACGGTCCGTCCTCGTCCGGATCAGAAGCCGACCGAGGATCGGGCTCGTCGTCACGCACCTCGGGGAGGTCGCGCAGGATCGCCTCGATGCGGGCCGCGCTCTCGGCCACGGTGTCGAGCCGGAACACCAGCTCGGGCACACGCCGGACCCGCGCCTGGGTGCCGATGGCCCGCTGCAGGCGGATCCGATGATCGGCCAGGGCGAGCGCGGCGTCCTGCTCCTGATCGGCGTCGTGCACCAGGTAGAACACCGTTGCCCGCGACAGCTCGGCATCGACGTCGACCTCCATCAACGTCACCAGATCGAGCCGGGTGTCGTCGATGCGCTCGAGCTCGTCTGCCAGGATCTCCTGGAACAGCTTGTTGAGCCGCGCGGTGCGCGGGTAGTGACGCCCCGAGCTACCACGGGAGCGCCGGCTCACCGATCCACCTCCAGCCAGTGGCGCTCCACCCCGAGCACCTGCACGTCGGGCACCGACCAGATGAAGCGTTCGACCTCATCGACCACCTCGGTGGCATGGTGAGCTGAGTTGGACACAACCGCCACCCCGATGCAGGTTCGCTGCCAGGTGTCCTCGTGGTCGACCTCGGCGATGGCCACGCCGTAGCGCCGGCGCGCCCCTTCGATGATG contains the following coding sequences:
- a CDS encoding VOC family protein; this translates as MPAHPRWTHIALPCSDIEATVDWYTTYTPLVVLDRREDPDGKNAWLAHEGQVDNPFVLVLVMFYAKEGRLQPQLAPFAHIGIELPARADVDAMADRGREHGCLAWEPVELPPPVGYVCALHDPDGNVVEFSYDQGVYAKVQEVWG
- a CDS encoding riboflavin synthase; protein product: MFTGLVEELGAFVALDGGRARFEARAVLDGVAIGDSIATNGCCLTVVAFGDDWWETDLSDETLHRTSLGALSPGDRVNLERPARVGDRLGGHIVQGHVDGIGTVRATPPDLEIEVPPDLLRYCVEKGSITVDGVSLTIVEVTDAAITAAIIPHTAQATTLGHTPVGSPVNVEVDVIAKHVERLLQPYTG
- a CDS encoding ABC transporter ATP-binding protein, translated to MTDAEPLPAAEGIHIDGVSKRFERTGQSVAALADIRLDIAEGELVSVIGPSGCGKSTLLRIIGGLLTPDIGTVTIGTHTPEQARRQKHFGFVFQTPALLPWRTVIDNVALLGEVNRRNNRRHERPPPGPAELLDAVGLTGFEHAHPAELSGGMQQRVALARAVALGAPVLLMDEPFAALDEITRSDMRYLLLDMWERTRATCVFVTHSIDEAVALSDRVVVLGPRPGRVAAIEPIDLGRPRHPDLEDTAEFRSHVGHIRRLLHAGSR
- a CDS encoding ABC transporter permease codes for the protein MRTVAGLPDPVQPHRRVRRTAAGIVPALVAFGVIFGGWEAFVRARGINEIILPTPSAIAIELWENPGRWWSDAVVTGGEAVLGLGVAFVVAVSLAIAISHSVLMDRALSPVVTMIQVTPVIALATPLTIWLGFGLAPKVVMAALITFVPLVINAATGFRAVEPSTHELFRSVAASRAEVFWKLRVPHSLPYLFSALRVCVGLALIGALVAEWFGSTEGLGRTMVQARNSLAYTKLWAAVAVLMLMGIVGVTLVRLVERWVLRWHPNS
- the dusB gene encoding tRNA dihydrouridine synthase DusB, translated to MTLHIGPLHLDPPVVLAPMAGVTDAPFRVLCAEWGGGLFVSEMLTARGLVEGGEKSWRMARHHPAEAIRSVQLYGADPATMGEAVRCLVDTARIDHIDLNFGCPVPKVTRNGGGAALPVRRKLVAAVMQAAVDAAGPVPVTVKMRLGLDDDRLTYLDTARAAAEAGIAAVALHARTAVQGYSGTATWDAIATLREALGEQVPVLGNGDIWSAADAVDMMATTGCDGVVVGRGCLGRPWLFADLARALEGEPSHGPPRLGTIATTIRRHLELSLDWYCDETGAIRRLRKHLRWYLQGYPVGADLRRAAGSVSTAADVRALADRLDPDLEILTEAITAPRGRTDAIRRLALPDRWSDDIWHDRDGGPVDDPLIAHSGG
- a CDS encoding acyl-CoA dehydrogenase family protein; protein product: MSTDVTNTRSDDQLRDEFTGWLRDHLPADWVAGIENDDDEAFARGRAQLDQAAFLDEIGKAGWAMPDWEVEYGGAGLDRHQAAIVEEIKSEYEVPRSFNILGFGLAAPTIREYGTEDQKRRFLSGMAQGEWWCQLFSEPGNGSDIAGLSSRAVRDGDEWVVNGQKVWTSGAHIAKWGMFIARTDPDAPKHKGITYFLLDMETDGVEVRPLRQITGDAEFNEVFLNDVRIPDSCRLGPEGEGWSVAQTTLLNERVALSGAFGGGSAGRRRRRGGGGDDQQRRRPGFGDGTAEGMRGGGSVVQLLIQEAKDKGTWDDKVVRDRLMRMYIVGRISTLNMQRAAAQQKAGQPGPEGSIAKLFSTEFNMTSQVLSVDLLGTPMAWEPDDTATAMRARAFLRSRGNSIEGGTSEIQRNIIGDRVLGLPREPDASKGLPWKDVPRN
- a CDS encoding thioesterase family protein, yielding MAPTPAEGPPRLFGGQVASQSLRAATLTIPADRRVHSLHSYFIRPGRPNIALHLEVERIRDGRSFATRRVTARQGDEAIFVLDASFHVVEEGYDWQVEAPELRPGPDEVTMGDGPMGMPLGRGRNAPPWMREALEAEEGAGESDPDARAARIERARRMRRGGPMGGLFDMRPLQVTEDFRPHPAWVRSREPLGDDPNLHACALTFVSDMAVVRSARAPGSDHSGWGGASLDHAVWFHRPFRVDDWLLFSVDPITNHGARGLARGSFHTQDGVLVASFVQECLLRSTGAPPPP
- a CDS encoding bifunctional riboflavin kinase/FAD synthetase; translation: MQVIRDNEDSPASIAGCAVTIGVYDGVHLGHQSVIRATQAEADRLGVATAVVTFDRHPATLLRPESAPALLTSLDQKLELLEAAGVDCTFVVHFDEARAKEDAEDFVGEVLVERLGAKAVVVGEDFHFGHQRGGNVALLRELGGRHGFEVHGLSLLQRDEAVEPVSSTAIRRALAGGDVSSAATMLGRLYELRGTVVQGDKRGRQIGFPTANIPVPRAMAIPADAVYAGWYIQPGGDRHPAAINLGRRPTFYEHADTSLLEAHLLDFDGDLYHELARVEFVELLRSEMRFESIEALVAQLEVDVATTRQVLGLS
- the truB gene encoding tRNA pseudouridine(55) synthase TruB encodes the protein MSTGPDGLAVIDKAPGWTSHDAVAKLRGVLGTRKVGHAGTLDPGATGVLLVGVGRVTRLLRFLTPLRKVYVGQIVLGSETTTLDAEGDVTATYDMSHVTLDAAREAALALTGDIWQVPPMVSAVKVGGRRLHELAREGVEVEREARPVTVHRFELTSVDGEPGVLEAEVECSSGTYVRTLAADLGAALGGGAHLRALRRTAIGSFTLADAHPVEAPVVLPPAAALRDYASVRADTDTAVLVGHGRVLDRATLGADGDGPWPVVDPEGRLLAVYEPAGDGRVKPAVVVAPR
- a CDS encoding ribosome-binding factor A — translated: MSRRSRGSSGRHYPRTARLNKLFQEILADELERIDDTRLDLVTLMEVDVDAELSRATVFYLVHDADQEQDAALALADHRIRLQRAIGTQARVRRVPELVFRLDTVAESAARIEAILRDLPEVRDDEPDPRSASDPDEDGP
- a CDS encoding DUF503 domain-containing protein, whose translation is MHVLSMRVDLHLGESRSLKAKRATLKPIIEGARRRYGVAIAEVDHEDTWQRTCIGVAVVSNSAHHATEVVDEVERFIWSVPDVQVLGVERHWLEVDR